The sequence below is a genomic window from Flavobacterium lipolyticum.
AGCATTATTTTTCAGTCAAGGGCAACTGTATTACAAGATAAGTATTGTAACGCAAATTTACTACACTATTTTCTTATAATTTTTTCAACATCCAAACGGGGCAGGAACCGTGACCTGTATTACCCATAGGAGCTTCTAAATATTCAAAACCTGATTTTACATATAATTTTTGCGCGGCATGCATGAAAGGCATTGTCTCTATATAACATTTTTCAAAACCAAAAATTTTCGCCTGCTCCAGACACTTCTCCATCATCTCACTTCCAATTCCTAAGCCCCTGCTTTTTGGCAAGAAGTACATTTTCTGCAACTCACAAATCTCCGGAGAACCATTTTCTAAAGGGGCAACGCCACAGCAGCCTATAATTTCACCTTCCTTTTCAACCACATAATAAACTGATTTCGGCTTATTGTATTCTTCAAACATTAAATCTAAATACGGATCTTCATAAGCAGTCCCTACTTTAGGGATTTCCATTTCATCAAAAACGGATCGTATTAAATATGCAACTGCCTGATTGTCTTCTTTCTTAATAGTTCTAATAGTCCAATTTTCCATATTTTATCACTCCTTTAATGTCATTACAAAAGTAAAAATACTTTTTCGATAGTTGCTTAACTACCCCAAAACTATCGGGACTAATCTCAAAATTAACTACTTTTGTATGGTGAATATACATGAAAAATACATACAACGCTGCATAGAACTGGCTCAAAACGGTTTTGGGACTACTTATCCGAACCCAATGGTTGGAAGCGTAATTGTTTACGACAATCAAATCATCGGAGAAGGTTGGCATAAAAAAGCGGGAGAACCACACGCAGAGGTGAATGCCGTACGTTCTGTAAAAGACAAATCGCTGTTAAGCAAAGCGACGATATACGTTAGTTTAGAACCTTGCAGCCATTTTGGGAAGACCCCCCCATGCTGTGACTTAATTATAGAGCATAAGATCCCACATGTGGTTGTTGGAACTGTTGACCCCAATGAAAAAGTAGCAGGAAACGGTATTAAAAAACTAATCGCAGCCGGAGCAAATGTTACGGTTGGAGTTTTAGAAAAAAAATGCTACGAACTTAACAAACGTTTTTTTACTTTTCACCAAAAGCAGAGACCGTATATACTATTAAAATGGGCAGAAAGTCAGGATGGCTTTCTATCTCCTGAAAAACAAAAAAATACAGAGAGAAAACCAATTTGGATTACCAATTCCTATTCCAGACAATTGGTTCACAAATGGAGAAGTGAAGAACAGGCAATTTTAGCGGGAACTCAAACCATTATAGATGACAACCCGAAATTAAATACGAGAGATTGGTCAGGAAACCATCCGGTGAGGGTTATTTTAGATCAAAATAACCGCATTTCGAAAGACAGTTTTGTTTTTGACGATAGCGTAAAAACCATCGTATTTACAAAATCCGAAACCAGCCTTTCAACAGAAAACACTACCTTTACAGTAATCGATTTTGATCATAGCATTGTACCTCAGATCGTAGCTACTTTGTATCAAAATCAGATTCAGTCTGTTATTATCGAAGGAGGCGCTCAGACTTTACAATCCTTTATAGACCAGAATATTTGGGACGAAGCCCGCATTTTCATCGGAAAAACCTCTTTCAAAAACGGAACTAAAGCACCACTTATTCCAAAAGAAAACGGGACAAAAACCAATATTCTTGACGACGAATTATTAAACATTAGAAATCATGATTGATACTATAATTTTTGACTTTGGAGATATTTTCATCAATCTGGACAAACAGGCAACTATTTCAGGATTACAGAAATTAGGACTAAAAGAATGGAATGCAGAATTAGATCAATTGAATCTTCTGTTTGAAACCGGAGACATTTCACCTGAGGATTTTTTGACAGGCTTTAAAAAACAACTTCCAAACGCCACTACCGAACAAATTCTGGAAGCATGGAACGCCATTTTAGCAGACTTCCCTCTATACCGACTGGAATTTTTACAACTGCTGTCTCAAAAATACCGCTTGTTTCTATTGAGTAATACCGACTCTATACACATTGAAACTTTCGAGAACAAAACCGGCATTTCATTTTACAGTGATTTTTATCAATGCTTTGAAAAAGTTTATTTTTCATTTGAAATTGGCATGCGAAAACCAAATGCTGAAGTTTTTCAATATCTCATCAACAAACACGAACTATCCCCAAAAAGAACTTTGTTTGTAGACGATAAAAAAGAAAATACAGATTCGGCAGCAGCACTAGGATTTCATGTCTGGAATTTACAAGTTGGACAGGAAGATGTTGTTGACTTATTTGATAAAAAAATATTGTAACTATTAAGAATATTTTTCGTCACAGATTTTTTTTCAAGCAGATTTAAAAAAACTCGAGCAGATTCAATTTTAATTATAATCTGCGAGCATCAGCTTAAATCTTTTTAAATCTGCGTGAAAATTTTGTGCTAATTCGCGCAATTCGTGGCTAAAAAACATTAACTATAATTTAGAAATTTACTTTTGGAATTTAACGATACGTACCAGACCATTTCTTTTGAATCTGAAGAAGTGCTTTTAAAAGAAAAAAGCAGCAAGTTCTTCGGCTATGCCTATCCAATCGAAAGTGAAGACGAGGTAAAACCTATTATTGAGAACTTAAAAAAGCAGCATCCACATGCTGTACACTATTGTTATGCTTACCAATTAGGAACCGCTCCCAAAATCTCCTACCGCGCCAATGACGACGGAGAACCCAGTAATACTGCAGGCGCACCAATTTACGGACAGATACAATCTTTTGGAGTAACTAACGTTTTAGTAGTAGTGGTTCGGATTTACGGAGGAATTAAATTAGGCGTTGGCGGTCTGATCACTGCCTACAAAACAACGGCACAAATGGCACTGGAAGCCTGCGAGATTATAGAAAAGACAATAGACGTTCACTTTTTAATCTCCTTTGATTACAAAAATATGAATCGGGTAATGCGGGTTATAAAAGAAAAAAAACTGGAAATTACGGCTCAGGAAATGGAGATTAATGAAGACTCGGGACTCCCTATTGGCAAAATAACAACCAAAACACGAAAAAAAAATGCCGAAACAATATTCGACATTTTTGATTTAATGTTTGAAATCGATATTAAAATTATATAATTTGACATTAAAAGGGGACACATTATAACAATTATACCAGCGTTTTAAATAATTCTAAAATATAATCTGGAGGCGCTGTAGGACGACCCGTTTTTAACGAAATAAATACCAAAATAAACACAGCAGTTGTTAATAACTCATCTGCTTCATTATAGATTGCGCAATCAAATTCAATCTTAACAGATGATTGACTTTTGAAAGCTGTATGAATAGTAAGAAGCTCATCGTAACGTGCCGATTTTTTATAATTTATCTGCATCGAAACAATTGGCAATCCAATACCGCTTTCTTCCATGCTTTTATATGAAATCCCTTTATTTCTAAGCCATTCCACGCGTCCAATCTCAAAATAGGGCACATAATTTCCGTGATAAACAACGCCCATTTGATCGGTTTCAGAGTAACGGACACGCACTTGCGTTTGATGATTTTTCATTATTTTCAGATTAAAAAAAATTAAGTTTAAAAAGTTTACTTACAACTTTTTTTTATAAAATTAGAGTTCAAAATATTTTTTTTTACAGAAATTTGTTCACATATTTGTTATCCCGAAATACGGAATAAAACTGCTCCTTTTTTATTAGGAGAATCTTTATCAATAATAAG
It includes:
- a CDS encoding acyl-CoA thioesterase; amino-acid sequence: MKNHQTQVRVRYSETDQMGVVYHGNYVPYFEIGRVEWLRNKGISYKSMEESGIGLPIVSMQINYKKSARYDELLTIHTAFKSQSSVKIEFDCAIYNEADELLTTAVFILVFISLKTGRPTAPPDYILELFKTLV
- the ribD gene encoding bifunctional diaminohydroxyphosphoribosylaminopyrimidine deaminase/5-amino-6-(5-phosphoribosylamino)uracil reductase RibD → MNIHEKYIQRCIELAQNGFGTTYPNPMVGSVIVYDNQIIGEGWHKKAGEPHAEVNAVRSVKDKSLLSKATIYVSLEPCSHFGKTPPCCDLIIEHKIPHVVVGTVDPNEKVAGNGIKKLIAAGANVTVGVLEKKCYELNKRFFTFHQKQRPYILLKWAESQDGFLSPEKQKNTERKPIWITNSYSRQLVHKWRSEEQAILAGTQTIIDDNPKLNTRDWSGNHPVRVILDQNNRISKDSFVFDDSVKTIVFTKSETSLSTENTTFTVIDFDHSIVPQIVATLYQNQIQSVIIEGGAQTLQSFIDQNIWDEARIFIGKTSFKNGTKAPLIPKENGTKTNILDDELLNIRNHD
- a CDS encoding IMPACT family protein → MEFNDTYQTISFESEEVLLKEKSSKFFGYAYPIESEDEVKPIIENLKKQHPHAVHYCYAYQLGTAPKISYRANDDGEPSNTAGAPIYGQIQSFGVTNVLVVVVRIYGGIKLGVGGLITAYKTTAQMALEACEIIEKTIDVHFLISFDYKNMNRVMRVIKEKKLEITAQEMEINEDSGLPIGKITTKTRKKNAETIFDIFDLMFEIDIKII
- a CDS encoding HAD family hydrolase; this translates as MIDTIIFDFGDIFINLDKQATISGLQKLGLKEWNAELDQLNLLFETGDISPEDFLTGFKKQLPNATTEQILEAWNAILADFPLYRLEFLQLLSQKYRLFLLSNTDSIHIETFENKTGISFYSDFYQCFEKVYFSFEIGMRKPNAEVFQYLINKHELSPKRTLFVDDKKENTDSAAALGFHVWNLQVGQEDVVDLFDKKIL
- a CDS encoding GNAT family N-acetyltransferase, which translates into the protein MENWTIRTIKKEDNQAVAYLIRSVFDEMEIPKVGTAYEDPYLDLMFEEYNKPKSVYYVVEKEGEIIGCCGVAPLENGSPEICELQKMYFLPKSRGLGIGSEMMEKCLEQAKIFGFEKCYIETMPFMHAAQKLYVKSGFEYLEAPMGNTGHGSCPVWMLKKL